In the genome of Gemmatimonadota bacterium, the window AACCAATAGTATATTCCCGCGCCTCATTGACACAAATCGGTTGACAGGTGTTTATCAGGCGGGTATAATCGGGTTGAATTTTGGTAAACAAGCGTGTATAGATGCGATATGTAATATCAAGGGAGAAATGGATCCGAAATCAGTATCTGGTTGCGCTGAATAAAATTCATTATATGATTTATATAACTAACTGCGCTGGAATGGATTGAGAATAATGTCTATAAGCAATTCACACAGTGTTGAGGTCGGGCAGATTTTTACTCCAATTAAGTGGGCAGAATGGCTTATCGAGCGGTGGGGTATTTTCGATGCGTGGATTGATGGGGCTTCTATTTGTGACCCGACTGCGGGACAGGGCGCTTTTGCGCTCGCGCTGTTTCGTCTCGCCAGATCGAGAGGTATTCGGGTGTCGCCAGAGCTTCTTTCGCGACTGACTTTGATCGAAATGCATGCGTCGCATTTCCATGTGTTCCAGCGCAAAGCGCGTCAGGAATTCGCGATTGATTTTCCCACAACGCAACTTCTCGCTTTAGATGTGATTACAGATCCCCCAAATAGTGAGTACGATATCTTATTTGGCAACCCGCCGTGGGCAAATTTCACGAATTTGTCCAATTCATATAAGGAAAGACTCAAGCCCTATTTTGTGGCAGAAGGTCTGGTTCCCGATAAAAAACAGGTTCTTCTCGGTTCCTCTCGTACCGATATAGCCGCACTGGTGTTGAAGGTCGTATTGGGCAAATTGCTGTGCAAGAATGGGATAGGATGTTTCTTTCTACCACTTTCTCTTTTTTCGGGCGGTGATGCCCACAAAGGGTTCAGGGACTATGTTGCCAATGGTCGGAGATTTGAGGTAGATGAAGTCTGTGAATTTACGGCGACAGAGGTGTTTGAAGGGGTAGGTACATCTTATTGCTGCGCCAGGTTTCGCATGGATGTGCCGCACAGATTCCCCGTCAGATATTTCAGAGAGCGAGGAGGGGGGTGGATCGAACACCGTGCGGTTCCTCTCAAGGCATCTGACGATCAATGGCGCGTTCTTCAACGTGGAGATACTGCTGATCTCGATAGCGCCATCAAAGTCAAACTGTCGCCTGACCAGAAACCGCGCCAGGGCGTGAATACTTGTGGTGCAAATGCGATTTTTATGTTCGAGGACAAGCCAAAGCATTTGCCTGGGGAATTTCTCTTTCCGCTTGCGACAAAGGAGATCTGGAAGAATGTGGACCTGGTCCCGCATAAATGGATTTTGCTTCCATACAATAGAAATACAGGACGACCTCTTTCGTGGGCCAGTATTGAGCAATATGCCGAACTGAGACAATATCTCATTAAGGTTAGAGACAAACTTGAAGATCGGAGAGGTACCTTGATCCGATCTGCCATTGCCAAAGGCGTCTGGTGGTCGTTGCTCGGCGTTGGTCCGTATTCTTTTGCGCCCTATAAGGTTATCTGGGAGGCTTATGGTAAGAGCGACTTCCATCCCATCATCTTAAACAGTGTGGAAGGAGAGGTGTGGCAGGCGAATCAAGCGATGCAGGCGTTTATCCCTTGTTGGGATGAGGCTGATGCCAGGCGAATTTGTTCTGCGCTTCAACATCCGGGTATTCCCGCTTTGTTGAGACAACTCAATGGAGAGGGAAAATGCAACTGGGCGCAGCCGGGGAAGATCGGGAAGATTCTCTCATTGTGATGTTCGTTATTTAATACAGAGGAGATTTTTATGAAGAAAATAATCTGGGTCGCGTTGCTGGTAGTGTTTGGTACTTTTGGATGGGGGCACGCGCAATTGTCCGATGCGCCCAATAAAGTGCGTCCCTTGATGGTTGGCGATGAAGTTCCCGCGCTGACGCTCGCCGATGCGAATGGACGGGATTTTGACCTGGGTGCGCACAAAAAACCGACGATTCTGATTTTTTATCGGGGATACTGGTGACCGCATTGCCGACGGCAGTTGGGACAACTGCAAGAACTGAAGTCACAGTTGGATAGTTTGGGTTTTGAAATTATTGCTATTGCGCCCGATCCGCCTGAAAAATTGGCTGAGGTGCGTGATCGCGTGGGTCTCGATTTTGCGTTATTATCTGATGTGGAATTTGAGGCAGCAAAGGCTTATGGCGTTGCGTTTATGAATAACAGAAAACGCTCTTTGCCCGTACCATCGCTCTTTGTGATTGCACCCAATCGCAAGATCCAATTTCAATATATTAATCCCAATTATCGCGAGCGCATCGACAGCGATGTTCTCGTGACGATGGCAAGGGCAGTGGCGCGTGATTTTGAGATTGGGCGGTAAAAGAGCAGAGGCTATAGCGATAGACGACATTCTCCGCGCTATGAAGATTGGATTTGAAACTCGACCATGCGCATTAGAAGAACGGGAAAATTTGTCATCTCCTTTCGAGGATCCCTTGCTCCCCTGGGCAACCGCGGTTTTCGCTACCTGATCCTGAGCAATATGCTCTGGTGGCAGGCCATGTGGATGGAAATGATTGTCGTGGGATGGCTCGTTTTTGAGATTACCCACTCTGCGTTTGACGTTGCGCTGATTGGCTTTTACCGATCTATTCCCCTGTTGCTCATCGGTTTTATCGCCGGGCCATTGATCAATAGCGTTGGGCGCGTTCGCATCGTGATTTTCTCGCAGTGGCTCAGCGTACTGGTTCTCGCAGCCATTATCCTGCTGCTCTGGACCAACCAACTGGCAGTCTGGCATCTCGCGATTGGCGCGGTGTTATTTGGCACCTCGTGGTCTCTTAACTGGACTGCCCGTCGCGCCCTGGTACCCGATCTGGTAAGCAAGCAGCGCACGGTTGAAGCGATGATGCTCGAAAGTTTTACCCAAAATATCGCTCGCATGATTGGGCCTTTTTTGAGCGGATATATTTACGCTTTATTTGGCGTATTGGACTGTTATATCACTATTTTTTTCATCTCCCTTATCTCATTTCTGATCATGCTGGGCGTCAAAGTGCCGCGTCACCCCGCGATTCTCAAAACCTCTCCGTGGACGCTGATGCGCGAAGGCTTGCAATACATACGTACCAGCCAGCCGATTATGGGTACGCTGCTCATTACTGTGATCATGAATTTTCTGGCGTTTCCCTACCAGACCATCCTGCCCATTTTTACACACGATATTCTTCACAAGGGGCCACTTGAATACGGTGTGCTGGGCGCGTGCAATGGTATTGGGGCGTTTTTTGGCCTTTACGCGGTCAGTGTGTTGCGCTCGCGCCTCAGTCGCGGCTGGATATTTTCCGCTGGATCGCTTTTCCAGTCCCTCGCGCTGTTTGTCTTTGCCTTTAGCACGTCCTGGGTTGGTGCGCTTACCCTGTTCGGCACGCAGGTTGCTTTTCCACTCGCCATCTTTCTCCTCATACTTGCTGGCATTGGGCATGCATTTTTCAGTGTGATGCAAAGCTCAATTATGCTTATCGCTGCTCGCGATGATATGAGAGATCGCGCAATGGGTACACTCGTCCTCGCTATTGGCGCAGGACCGCTTGGTAGCCTGCAAATTGGCAAACTCACCGAAGTCTATGGCGCGCCTATCGCCCTCGGTTTGCACACCAGTGTCGCCCTGGTTGCAACCGCCGTGGTCACAGCT includes:
- a CDS encoding redoxin domain-containing protein, with amino-acid sequence MGQLQELKSQLDSLGFEIIAIAPDPPEKLAEVRDRVGLDFALLSDVEFEAAKAYGVAFMNNRKRSLPVPSLFVIAPNRKIQFQYINPNYRERIDSDVLVTMARAVARDFEIGR
- a CDS encoding MFS transporter, producing MRIRRTGKFVISFRGSLAPLGNRGFRYLILSNMLWWQAMWMEMIVVGWLVFEITHSAFDVALIGFYRSIPLLLIGFIAGPLINSVGRVRIVIFSQWLSVLVLAAIILLLWTNQLAVWHLAIGAVLFGTSWSLNWTARRALVPDLVSKQRTVEAMMLESFTQNIARMIGPFLSGYIYALFGVLDCYITIFFISLISFLIMLGVKVPRHPAILKTSPWTLMREGLQYIRTSQPIMGTLLITVIMNFLAFPYQTILPIFTHDILHKGPLEYGVLGACNGIGAFFGLYAVSVLRSRLSRGWIFSAGSLFQSLALFVFAFSTSWVGALTLFGTQVAFPLAIFLLILAGIGHAFFSVMQSSIMLIAARDDMRDRAMGTLVLAIGAGPLGSLQIGKLTEVYGAPIALGLHTSVALVATAVVTALLPGFRARLDEIK